In the genome of Pseudomonas putida, one region contains:
- the gabP gene encoding GABA permease, giving the protein MNTVGSDGNLAQGFKPRHVTMLSIAGIIGAGLFVGSGHAIAAAGPATILSYFVAGTLVVLVMRMLGEMAVAHPDTGSFSTYAEQAIGRWAGYTIGWLYWWFWVLVIPIEALAAGHVLNAWFPQVDSWIFALLSVVLLAGTNLFSVAKYGEFEFWFAILKVTAILGFIGLGFAALMGWLPNREVSGLSTLMAEHGGFTPKGWSAVVGAFITVMFSFIGTEAVTIAAAESSDPSRNIAKATRSVIWRISTFYILSIFVIISVVPWNDPQLAVVGSYQRALEIMNIPNAAFMVDLVVLVAVTSCMNSSIYIASRMMYSLAKRGDAPAILNKTNSVGVPRAAVFGSTLIGAAIAILNYFAPKGVFEFLLASSGAIALLVYMVIAISQLRMRRRLERESTELKFRMWLFPYLTWAVIIFIACALGVMMFTEEHRAEVTATLGLALVISFLGIVTTRGQARGEVGVRSMG; this is encoded by the coding sequence ATGAACACCGTGGGATCTGATGGCAACCTTGCACAAGGTTTCAAGCCACGTCATGTAACGATGCTGTCCATCGCTGGCATCATCGGGGCCGGACTTTTCGTAGGCTCAGGGCACGCTATTGCGGCAGCCGGGCCGGCGACCATTCTTTCTTATTTCGTGGCCGGGACCCTGGTGGTACTGGTCATGCGCATGCTCGGTGAAATGGCAGTCGCCCATCCTGACACCGGCTCTTTCTCCACTTACGCCGAACAGGCCATCGGCCGCTGGGCCGGTTACACCATTGGTTGGCTGTACTGGTGGTTTTGGGTCCTGGTGATCCCGATCGAAGCCCTGGCCGCCGGGCACGTGCTCAATGCCTGGTTCCCCCAGGTGGACAGCTGGATCTTCGCCCTGCTTTCGGTTGTGCTGCTGGCCGGCACCAACCTGTTCAGTGTGGCCAAGTACGGTGAGTTCGAGTTCTGGTTCGCGATCCTCAAGGTCACGGCCATTCTCGGTTTCATCGGCCTGGGCTTCGCCGCCCTGATGGGTTGGCTGCCCAACCGTGAAGTCAGCGGCCTGAGCACGCTGATGGCCGAGCACGGTGGCTTCACGCCAAAGGGATGGTCCGCCGTGGTGGGCGCCTTCATCACCGTGATGTTCAGCTTCATCGGCACCGAGGCGGTGACCATCGCCGCCGCCGAATCCAGCGATCCTTCGCGTAACATCGCCAAGGCCACCCGTTCGGTAATCTGGCGAATCAGTACCTTCTACATCCTGTCGATCTTCGTGATCATCTCCGTCGTGCCGTGGAACGACCCACAACTGGCGGTGGTGGGTTCCTATCAGCGAGCCCTGGAAATCATGAACATCCCCAATGCGGCCTTCATGGTCGATCTGGTGGTGTTGGTGGCCGTGACCAGTTGCATGAACTCCTCGATCTACATCGCCTCGCGGATGATGTATTCCCTGGCCAAGCGCGGCGACGCCCCGGCGATTCTGAACAAGACCAACAGCGTCGGCGTACCTCGCGCCGCGGTGTTCGGCAGCACCCTGATCGGTGCGGCCATCGCCATCCTCAACTACTTCGCGCCCAAGGGTGTCTTCGAGTTTCTGCTTGCCAGTTCCGGTGCCATTGCCTTGCTGGTGTACATGGTCATCGCCATTTCCCAACTGCGCATGCGTCGCCGCCTGGAGCGCGAGAGCACGGAGCTCAAGTTCCGCATGTGGCTGTTCCCGTACCTGACCTGGGCTGTGATCATCTTCATCGCCTGTGCCCTGGGCGTGATGATGTTCACCGAGGAGCACCGCGCAGAGGTGACGGCGACCTTGGGCCTGGCATTGGTGATTTCCTTCCTGGGGATTGTCACCACTCGCGGGCAGGCGCGCGGGGAAGTAGGTGTGCGTTCGATGGGGTGA